TCGATGGTCTCGGTGGTGACCGCTGGCGTCAGCCCGTACCGCACCCGCACCAGCTCATAGAGTGAACCGCCGAGCGGTTGTTCCAGCAGGTCCTCCATGTGCTCGGCCACGAAGCAGGCCAGATCCACCGACAGCGGCACCCCGTCGGCGAAGCGCAACCGCCGGACCGTGAAAATCTCCGTCCCATCATCGATTTCGAGTGCCCGCGCCTCGACCTGCGTCGCCGGCCTGCGGTCGGTGGCCAGGACCCGGGTGGCGCTGCTGTGACCGCCGCTGTGTAACCGGGCGGGAAGCCCGGCCAGCTCGGCAGCGTTGCGTTCCACCACGTCGGCACGAACGAACGTGCCGCCGTTGCGCCCGGTCCGGCGCTCCAGCACGCCGGCCTGGCTCAGCGGCAACAGCGCGCTGCGCAGCGTGGACCGCGACACCGCGAAACTCTCCGCCATCTCGCGCTCGGTGCCCAGCCGCGAGCCCGGCCGCAGGGTGCCCACGGCCAGCATGGACAGGATGCGCCTGCGCACGTCCTCGGCGACAGGGCCGCCCGGGGTCTGGGACATATCCCGAGTGTGAACCAAATCGAGCACGCGGAGCAGACCAAAAGCCACCGATTAACCTGGCCGTTGCACGATTCCCAGGTTCGAAACATGTTGGCAACAAAGGTCCTGAGCCGCAACGATTTTCGAGTTGCCCGATGATCTGGGCGGGATAACAATGTGCTGCGTCGCACTACAAAGCCGTCGTCGACGCCACCAATCAGACCAAATAGTGGTCCGAAAACCGTCCGTCAGTGAGGACCCGCAATGAGCGAGATCATCGATCCGCCGGCACCGT
Above is a window of Mycolicibacterium boenickei DNA encoding:
- a CDS encoding GntR family transcriptional regulator; protein product: MSQTPGGPVAEDVRRRILSMLAVGTLRPGSRLGTEREMAESFAVSRSTLRSALLPLSQAGVLERRTGRNGGTFVRADVVERNAAELAGLPARLHSGGHSSATRVLATDRRPATQVEARALEIDDGTEIFTVRRLRFADGVPLSVDLACFVAEHMEDLLEQPLGGSLYELVRVRYGLTPAVTTETIEVVSASPREAQWLDIAHRKPLLAITRITRDTGGVPFEYAYDLFRADRVRLTATSHGSVGAVQRSVSSA